In a genomic window of Croceibacterium sp. TMG7-5b_MA50:
- a CDS encoding flavin reductase family protein: MSDYHFYEPSDGHRLPHDPLNAIVAPRPIGWISTISPNGIRNLAPYSFFSLINYRPPLIAFSSSGWKDTVANIAASREFVWNLATRAQAEAMNVSSAGVGAEVDEFDLAGLAALPSTLVSPARVAGSPVHFECRLTQLIQLEGRSGDKLDQWLVIGEAVGIHIERATLEDGVYQTARPRPITRGGGPADYFEITEDRLFRMMRPD; the protein is encoded by the coding sequence ATGAGCGACTACCACTTCTACGAGCCGAGCGACGGGCACCGGCTGCCGCATGATCCGCTGAACGCGATCGTTGCCCCGCGCCCGATCGGCTGGATCTCGACGATCAGCCCGAATGGCATCCGCAATCTCGCGCCCTACAGCTTCTTCAGCCTCATCAATTATCGCCCGCCGCTGATCGCCTTCTCGTCATCAGGCTGGAAGGACACGGTAGCCAACATTGCGGCGAGCAGGGAATTTGTCTGGAACCTCGCCACCCGGGCGCAGGCAGAGGCGATGAATGTCAGCTCCGCCGGCGTTGGGGCTGAGGTCGACGAGTTCGACCTGGCGGGTCTGGCCGCGCTACCGTCCACGCTGGTGTCACCCGCCCGCGTGGCGGGCAGTCCCGTCCACTTCGAATGCCGGCTGACGCAACTCATCCAGCTGGAAGGCAGGAGCGGCGACAAGCTCGATCAATGGCTCGTGATTGGCGAGGCGGTGGGCATCCATATCGAACGGGCCACGCTGGAAGACGGCGTGTACCAGACAGCACGCCCGCGCCCGATTACCCGTGGTGGCGGACCGGCCGACTATTTCGAGATCACCGAAGACCGGCTGTTCC